The following are encoded together in the Candidatus Rhabdochlamydia sp. T3358 genome:
- a CDS encoding MlaD family protein produces MGEQTKSVLIGVFVIVACALLIWMVAFLKPSVGDGKQILYVRFSNIDRINVGTRVLFAGKPVGEVTSIEEIQNARQKPLSDLLQRLYYYQLVLKIDSKVKVYDTDEVMVQTAGLLGERSIAIIPKAPPKGTIPKLISGQPIYADSVDPIESAFIELKDAFADLQKKADAFTNWFFANQQSFVNAADSFADAMTQAKSTLQEFQDKEIIDETKTALSNFSCVASLISDAIDQLNAHNSFDNAGVAIAHIRNAAESFDRLSYDLEYGTGTLGKLIKQDDVYWRLTTILGKADTMMNDINHYGLLFNSNKSWQRQRAQRICLMNSLDTPLGFKEYFSTEIDLVNTSMARISMLIDKAKYNPQKQDILDNSQFQEEFMELMRQVEDLTNDLRLYNEELIQAQ; encoded by the coding sequence ATGGGTGAACAAACAAAAAGTGTGTTAATCGGTGTTTTTGTCATTGTTGCATGCGCTCTTCTTATTTGGATGGTTGCCTTCCTAAAGCCTAGCGTAGGAGATGGGAAACAAATTCTATACGTACGCTTTTCTAACATTGATCGCATTAACGTGGGTACACGAGTGCTCTTTGCAGGTAAGCCCGTTGGAGAAGTGACTTCCATTGAAGAAATTCAAAATGCCAGGCAAAAGCCTTTATCCGATCTTCTGCAGCGTTTATACTACTATCAGCTTGTGCTTAAGATCGATTCCAAGGTCAAAGTATATGACACAGATGAAGTTATGGTGCAAACAGCGGGCCTTTTAGGAGAAAGATCTATTGCCATTATCCCAAAAGCTCCTCCTAAAGGCACAATCCCTAAACTGATTTCCGGTCAACCGATCTACGCTGATTCGGTAGATCCGATTGAGAGTGCTTTTATAGAATTAAAAGATGCTTTTGCGGATCTACAAAAAAAGGCAGATGCCTTTACCAACTGGTTTTTTGCTAATCAGCAATCTTTTGTCAATGCAGCTGACTCTTTTGCAGATGCTATGACGCAGGCTAAATCCACCCTGCAGGAATTTCAAGATAAAGAAATCATAGATGAGACAAAAACAGCTCTTAGCAATTTCTCCTGTGTAGCGAGTTTAATTTCTGATGCCATTGATCAGTTAAATGCCCATAACTCCTTTGATAATGCAGGAGTAGCTATTGCTCATATTAGAAATGCAGCAGAGTCCTTTGATCGTTTAAGTTACGATCTTGAATATGGAACAGGGACACTAGGAAAATTAATCAAACAAGATGATGTGTATTGGCGCTTAACAACTATCTTAGGCAAAGCAGATACCATGATGAATGATATTAATCATTATGGTCTTCTATTTAACTCTAACAAAAGTTGGCAAAGGCAAAGAGCTCAACGTATTTGTCTGATGAACTCTTTAGATACCCCGCTAGGTTTTAAGGAGTATTTTTCTACTGAGATTGATCTAGTGAATACCTCAATGGCAAGGATTTCTATGTTAATCGACAAAGCCAAATATAATCCTCAGAAGCAAGATATCTTAGATAATTCTCAATTTCAGGAAGAATTTATGGAGCTAATGCGTCAGGTAGAAGATTTAACAAATGACTTGCGCCTTTATAACGAAGAACTTATACAAGCACAATAA
- a CDS encoding translocation/assembly module TamB domain-containing protein: MLKLLLSPLRWIIRLLFLLIFLVCLFFALIQTKWVQEIIQKKITKLLDEMGIQIRLKGLSGTLPFSWQIDQATLFTNPYESWNIQAIKLRFAITPLIRGQLVVDYLHVEQMGCTFMEGVPPAASLSIDEIRIHLRKALEKFSLPIPIRVKHAYVSDFFCPSLYPLHLAIQANGMLKNTRRFFFDASVLSKLNDKEILHLTFAGNKRRNQINAYIKIQSPLFEQELLSEISLKGLWSSWASLLYDTHPSTLPVQGFLKAHLPPQTPPVEKCFEPFQWDWKCACSFSVPKFDTLSIYNLHIYSPPIDIRGEAVMHPNLDTSWFKFDLHSQDLSLFSSYCKYPVEGSLQAHAAFDSGVFQAKYIVPEASFNRVELANLKGSIQGKMQQGTFFADTDLFLQIEELPFRAEASLEYIPSQELFIDKALFTGASAKMEGFCSWDLTRNIVEGSIFANVNQLSQLFSFTSYDLDGSCALECKLSQIDQVQVATISGSINRFRFQNHYANELLYSAQLYDPFANIQGNMHLIAHQGRTSLGTIDVLELKTRSEDHVWPFSLEARGDIEGEFFCEIQGSYRFDPHFLAFECTSARGQLLNIPFVLRYPFELEIQPSLYTLSPFSLSVGEGDVYASGEISATHLLGKCDIAHFPLEFARPITRNLSLRGNLSMQSSVDATLENAEGACNVVIETARLLQEDEDTPVLAKGSLQAHLHQKKVQFFVEVRTKEAEMIDFSGFIPIEYSFFPFKVQIDENTPFSAELIAEGKLENLFDFVQLGSHYATGLISTRLFFSQTLLSPRLQGDLEWQSGSYDNYYTGTSLRDIQAKLAAENDKLHLTSFTAHDQEEGTVTATGNILLNVHQHFPFLFETTLRHTHLLKFPVFDSTFTGSVVLSGNRLEGLAKGALYVDEATIEIPDKLSTDLPPLPIKFIHIPPSVTSYTFDAKPLFPIKLDFDLTADDKIFVRGKGVNSEWKGKVKLKGDNTHFIADGSLSLIKGEYLFSGKIFKLTEGQIVFNDTAKFSSYLSLSGQLTLPDVVITAQLRGPLQSPQLTFQSNPQLPTSSILSRVLFDKDISDISQSEASKLASALMAISSSAGPDILDTIRKTIGVDRLNLVSSSSGSTEEVALQIGKYLTKGVLITLSQSTTSSHVIVEIELPYGFVFQAETQEEQEGKFSLKWTKSY; this comes from the coding sequence ATGCTTAAATTACTTCTTTCTCCGCTGCGTTGGATAATTAGATTGCTTTTTCTATTGATCTTTTTGGTTTGTCTGTTTTTTGCATTGATCCAAACAAAGTGGGTTCAGGAAATCATTCAAAAAAAAATTACAAAGCTATTAGATGAAATGGGCATACAGATTAGATTAAAAGGTCTAAGCGGTACACTGCCTTTTAGTTGGCAAATTGACCAAGCAACTCTATTTACCAACCCTTACGAATCTTGGAATATCCAAGCGATCAAATTGCGTTTTGCTATTACTCCTCTTATCAGAGGACAGCTTGTGGTTGATTATTTGCATGTTGAGCAAATGGGCTGTACTTTTATGGAGGGCGTTCCTCCTGCCGCTAGCCTATCTATTGATGAAATAAGGATACATTTACGCAAAGCCTTAGAGAAGTTCTCACTACCTATACCTATTCGTGTTAAACACGCTTATGTTTCTGACTTCTTTTGCCCTTCTTTATACCCGCTACATCTAGCAATTCAAGCAAACGGAATGCTCAAAAATACACGAAGATTTTTTTTTGATGCATCTGTGCTCTCAAAACTAAACGACAAAGAAATCCTTCATTTGACCTTTGCAGGTAATAAAAGACGAAACCAAATCAATGCATATATAAAAATCCAAAGCCCTCTCTTTGAACAAGAGCTTTTAAGCGAAATTTCTTTAAAAGGACTATGGTCGAGCTGGGCTTCTCTTTTATATGATACTCATCCAAGCACTTTGCCTGTTCAAGGATTTTTAAAGGCTCATCTTCCACCACAAACTCCGCCAGTAGAGAAGTGTTTTGAACCGTTTCAATGGGATTGGAAATGCGCTTGCTCTTTTTCTGTCCCTAAATTTGATACTCTCTCTATTTATAATCTACATATCTATAGTCCCCCTATAGATATTCGTGGTGAGGCAGTTATGCACCCTAATCTAGATACCTCTTGGTTTAAATTCGATCTGCACTCTCAGGATTTATCGTTATTTAGCTCTTACTGTAAATATCCAGTGGAAGGGTCTTTGCAAGCACACGCTGCTTTTGATTCTGGTGTTTTTCAAGCCAAATATATAGTGCCTGAAGCCTCGTTTAATAGAGTGGAATTAGCCAATTTAAAAGGATCTATTCAAGGGAAAATGCAACAAGGAACTTTTTTTGCAGATACAGATCTTTTCCTACAAATAGAAGAGCTGCCTTTTAGAGCAGAAGCATCTTTAGAATATATTCCTTCCCAAGAACTTTTTATCGATAAAGCCCTTTTTACAGGAGCTTCTGCAAAAATGGAAGGCTTTTGCAGCTGGGATCTAACAAGAAATATTGTCGAAGGATCTATTTTTGCAAATGTGAATCAGCTCTCTCAACTTTTCTCTTTTACTTCCTATGATTTAGATGGAAGCTGCGCACTAGAGTGCAAGTTATCCCAAATAGACCAAGTACAAGTAGCTACTATTTCAGGTTCTATAAACCGCTTCCGTTTTCAAAATCACTATGCAAATGAGCTTTTATATAGCGCCCAGTTGTACGATCCTTTTGCAAATATACAAGGGAATATGCATTTGATTGCTCATCAGGGACGTACCTCACTGGGCACCATTGATGTTTTGGAACTCAAAACCCGCTCTGAAGATCATGTTTGGCCTTTTAGCTTAGAAGCAAGAGGGGATATAGAAGGAGAGTTTTTTTGCGAAATACAAGGATCTTATCGATTTGATCCTCATTTTCTTGCCTTTGAATGTACTTCTGCAAGAGGACAATTACTCAATATTCCTTTTGTATTGCGTTATCCTTTTGAATTAGAAATACAACCTTCTCTTTATACTCTTTCTCCTTTTTCTCTATCGGTTGGTGAGGGAGATGTCTACGCAAGCGGTGAAATAAGCGCAACCCACCTGCTAGGTAAATGTGATATTGCCCATTTTCCTTTGGAATTTGCCCGACCTATTACTCGCAATCTTTCTCTAAGAGGGAATCTTTCCATGCAAAGCTCTGTTGATGCTACTTTGGAAAACGCAGAAGGAGCTTGTAATGTAGTCATTGAAACAGCTCGTTTATTACAAGAAGATGAAGATACACCCGTCCTAGCCAAAGGATCCCTACAAGCGCATTTACATCAAAAGAAAGTGCAATTTTTTGTAGAAGTGCGTACAAAGGAAGCGGAAATGATCGATTTTTCCGGCTTTATCCCTATCGAATACAGTTTCTTTCCTTTTAAAGTACAAATCGATGAAAACACCCCTTTTTCAGCAGAACTCATTGCAGAAGGGAAATTAGAAAACCTCTTTGATTTTGTGCAATTAGGCTCTCATTATGCTACAGGCTTGATTTCTACTCGGCTTTTTTTCTCTCAAACCCTTCTCTCTCCTCGTTTGCAAGGTGATCTAGAGTGGCAATCAGGCAGTTATGACAATTACTATACAGGAACATCTTTAAGAGATATTCAAGCAAAACTTGCAGCAGAAAATGATAAGCTACATCTCACCTCATTTACCGCCCATGATCAAGAAGAAGGCACTGTTACTGCAACAGGAAATATCCTTTTAAACGTTCACCAACACTTCCCTTTTCTCTTTGAAACAACCCTAAGACATACCCACCTCTTAAAATTTCCTGTTTTTGATTCAACTTTTACCGGATCTGTCGTCTTAAGCGGAAATCGTTTAGAAGGACTTGCCAAAGGGGCTCTTTATGTCGATGAAGCAACTATTGAAATCCCCGATAAGCTCTCTACAGATCTACCACCTTTACCAATCAAATTTATACATATCCCCCCTTCTGTTACTTCCTATACTTTTGATGCTAAGCCTCTTTTTCCAATAAAACTCGATTTTGATCTAACAGCAGATGACAAAATTTTTGTTCGCGGTAAAGGCGTAAATTCTGAGTGGAAAGGAAAAGTCAAGCTCAAAGGAGATAATACACATTTCATTGCCGATGGCTCTTTATCTCTGATTAAAGGAGAGTACCTTTTCTCAGGAAAAATATTTAAACTCACAGAAGGACAAATCGTATTTAACGACACAGCTAAATTCAGCAGTTATTTAAGCTTAAGCGGACAGCTTACCCTACCTGATGTTGTGATAACTGCACAATTAAGAGGCCCATTGCAATCCCCACAACTCACCTTCCAATCCAATCCCCAACTCCCCACTAGCTCTATCTTATCTCGAGTTTTATTTGATAAAGACATCAGCGATATTTCTCAGTCAGAAGCCAGTAAACTCGCTAGCGCTCTAATGGCCATATCTAGTAGTGCAGGCCCTGACATACTCGATACGATTCGTAAAACTATTGGAGTGGATCGTTTAAATCTTGTCTCCAGCTCTTCTGGTTCCACAGAAGAAGTTGCCCTGCAAATCGGCAAGTATCTCACAAAAGGTGTCCTGATTACTCTCTCTCAAAGCACAACAAGTAGTCATGTCATCGTGGAAATAGAACTTCCCTACGGGTTTGTTTTCCAAGCAGAAACCCAAGAGGAGCAAGAAGGCAAGTTTTCGCTCAAATGGACTAAAAGTTATTAG
- a CDS encoding YqgE/AlgH family protein → MADPLSYTHLNKGFFLIASPNIDAGIYFRSVIILCEHSSIGSFGLIVNKRLEIDLPEEILNQNDLRNQNVHICAGGPIQPNQMMLLHASQELPEQTLNLCEGVYLGGDLQFLQEASANSQGPAIRLCFGYCGWGPGQLERECIRGNWFIHPASSLFIFNTPEEKIWQTILREMGGKYATLSMIPEDLSLN, encoded by the coding sequence ATGGCAGATCCTCTTTCTTATACACATTTAAACAAGGGATTCTTCCTCATTGCAAGCCCAAACATAGATGCTGGCATTTACTTCCGTAGTGTCATTATTCTCTGTGAACACAGCTCTATCGGTTCTTTTGGGCTCATTGTGAATAAGCGTTTGGAAATAGATTTACCAGAGGAAATTCTCAACCAAAATGATCTGCGCAATCAAAATGTGCATATTTGTGCAGGAGGACCCATTCAACCCAACCAAATGATGTTGCTTCACGCATCTCAAGAACTACCTGAACAAACGCTAAATCTTTGCGAAGGTGTTTACTTAGGGGGAGATTTGCAATTTTTACAAGAAGCCTCTGCAAATTCTCAAGGACCTGCCATTCGTCTCTGTTTTGGATATTGTGGCTGGGGGCCAGGACAGTTAGAAAGAGAGTGCATTAGAGGAAATTGGTTCATTCATCCCGCGTCCTCTTTGTTTATTTTTAATACACCAGAAGAAAAGATTTGGCAAACCATCTTAAGAGAAATGGGTGGCAAGTATGCCACCCTATCCATGATTCCAGAAGATTTAAGTCTAAACTAA
- a CDS encoding ATP-binding cassette domain-containing protein: MISVRNLSKSFKDLVVFSDLNLDVNQGETLVVLGPSGIGKSVLLKHLIGLIKPDRGTVDINGVCITNLKEEELSKSVANMGMLFQGAALFDSMNVEKNVGFYLSQHINPLTQKKYTSEEIAGKVDQALELVGLKGTQKKMPSELSGGMRKRAALARLIVYRPEIILYDEPTTGLDPIIAMEINKLIVKTQQELKATSIVVTHDMFSALYVGDRLALIRDGKIAHIAPRDQFLEIDDPLIKSLYNSISQDPRKLREKANHG; the protein is encoded by the coding sequence ATGATTTCTGTTCGCAACTTATCTAAGAGCTTTAAGGACCTTGTGGTTTTTTCTGATTTAAACCTAGATGTAAACCAAGGTGAAACCCTTGTAGTTTTAGGACCTTCAGGTATTGGAAAAAGCGTTTTACTCAAACACCTCATTGGGTTAATAAAACCAGATAGGGGTACAGTGGATATTAATGGAGTGTGTATCACCAATTTAAAAGAAGAAGAGCTATCTAAATCTGTAGCAAATATGGGTATGTTATTTCAAGGAGCTGCCTTATTTGACTCCATGAATGTGGAAAAAAATGTAGGGTTTTACTTAAGCCAACATATAAACCCCTTAACTCAAAAAAAATACACCTCTGAAGAAATTGCAGGTAAGGTAGATCAGGCTCTAGAGCTTGTAGGATTAAAGGGCACACAGAAAAAAATGCCCTCTGAATTATCCGGAGGCATGCGTAAACGAGCAGCATTGGCTCGCTTAATTGTCTATAGACCGGAAATTATTTTATATGATGAACCAACTACTGGATTAGATCCTATTATTGCTATGGAAATTAATAAACTCATTGTAAAAACACAACAGGAGCTAAAAGCTACAAGTATCGTTGTTACACACGATATGTTTTCAGCGCTCTACGTCGGAGATCGTCTAGCGTTGATTCGGGATGGTAAAATCGCACATATAGCGCCTCGAGATCAATTTTTAGAAATTGATGACCCTCTAATTAAATCTTTATACAACAGCATTTCGCAAGATCCGAGAAAGCTAAGGGAGAAAGCAAACCATGGGTGA
- a CDS encoding BamA/TamA family outer membrane protein, which produces MFLKKLSTFFCFLPIAISAAISYNVEFEGIQDIRLLKAVKSASQLSSQKRRPPNSIHALRYRAEEDVPSILNVMHSYGYYEAKVDIQIHSSLDRNLVSILIYPGARYRLKTFDIHLDTDIEDTCAFMRLNHLGIELNKPIHTRNVLNAELKTLRLLAEHGFPLAEISSREIVADGRTKEVTVDLYIKTGQLALFGPLTITGSPGVKSRFFRNKVAWEEGDIYDSRLVEKTQTKLIDSELFSSVLVRYKGQVDAEGSLPMQIDTSEAKHRTINMGLSYQTVFGPGVTFGWENRNIARMGRRLSLQGDLTHMIQTGIAKYWHPDFYKVGQDFISQAEAQRDSLYAYSSRSYNAQARIERKFNEHVSFSYGVRPEMLYVSESVENGKFWLLEVPLYLRYTTTNSLLNPTKGITLEYVAIPTFNMKDTNEKYLYQQISESTYWPLDKKNRVVFAQKIKVGSILSHNLSEVPVPKRLLGGTDEDLRGYRYRTVSPLRGRKPIGGRAAIYLNFELRFQVTKSIGLVPFLDLGNVQTYEHLALHGKWFKSIGLGLRYFTFVGPFRLDVAFPLDRRKHIDSVYKILVSIGQTF; this is translated from the coding sequence ATGTTCCTTAAAAAATTAAGTACTTTTTTTTGTTTTCTACCCATAGCTATCTCTGCAGCGATTAGTTATAATGTGGAATTCGAAGGCATACAAGATATTCGTCTTTTAAAAGCGGTAAAATCCGCTTCTCAGCTCAGCTCGCAAAAAAGACGACCTCCTAATTCCATTCACGCTCTACGCTATCGCGCAGAAGAAGATGTTCCTTCTATCCTTAATGTTATGCATTCCTATGGATATTATGAAGCAAAAGTAGATATTCAAATTCATTCTTCTTTAGATCGTAACCTGGTTTCTATACTTATCTATCCCGGTGCTCGTTACCGGTTAAAAACTTTTGATATTCATTTAGACACAGATATAGAAGACACCTGTGCTTTTATGCGCTTAAATCATCTAGGAATTGAGCTAAATAAACCCATACACACACGTAATGTTTTAAATGCTGAATTAAAAACGCTTAGATTGCTAGCAGAGCATGGATTCCCTTTAGCTGAAATCAGCAGTAGAGAAATTGTAGCTGATGGTAGAACAAAAGAAGTGACTGTTGATTTATACATTAAAACCGGACAATTGGCTCTATTTGGTCCCCTTACCATTACAGGTTCGCCTGGCGTAAAATCTCGATTTTTTCGCAATAAAGTGGCGTGGGAAGAAGGAGACATTTATGACAGCCGTTTAGTGGAAAAAACACAAACTAAATTAATTGATTCTGAATTGTTTAGCTCGGTGCTCGTCAGGTACAAAGGGCAAGTCGATGCAGAGGGCTCGCTTCCCATGCAAATTGATACAAGCGAAGCTAAACATCGCACAATCAATATGGGATTAAGCTATCAAACAGTGTTTGGCCCTGGTGTTACCTTTGGATGGGAAAACCGCAATATTGCTCGCATGGGAAGGCGTTTAAGCCTACAAGGTGATCTCACCCATATGATTCAAACGGGGATAGCCAAATATTGGCATCCTGACTTTTATAAAGTAGGTCAAGATTTCATCTCACAAGCAGAAGCACAACGCGATTCTTTATATGCTTATTCCTCTAGATCCTATAACGCACAAGCAAGAATTGAAAGAAAGTTTAATGAGCATGTAAGCTTCTCTTATGGGGTTCGCCCAGAAATGCTTTATGTATCAGAGAGTGTGGAAAATGGAAAATTTTGGCTTTTGGAAGTTCCTCTTTATTTAAGGTATACTACAACTAATTCTTTGTTAAATCCCACAAAAGGAATCACATTAGAATATGTTGCAATTCCTACATTTAATATGAAAGACACAAATGAAAAATATTTGTACCAACAAATTAGCGAAAGCACTTACTGGCCATTGGATAAAAAAAATAGAGTGGTCTTTGCACAAAAAATAAAAGTTGGCTCGATCTTAAGCCATAATTTATCTGAGGTTCCTGTACCTAAAAGGCTCTTAGGTGGAACGGATGAGGATTTAAGAGGATATCGCTATCGCACGGTTAGTCCCCTTAGAGGTAGAAAGCCCATTGGTGGCAGAGCTGCTATTTATTTGAACTTTGAGCTTCGTTTTCAAGTCACTAAATCCATTGGACTCGTACCTTTTTTGGATTTAGGTAACGTACAAACATATGAACACTTGGCTCTGCACGGTAAATGGTTTAAGTCTATTGGGCTTGGACTGCGCTATTTTACTTTTGTAGGCCCTTTTCGTTTAGATGTGGCTTTTCCTTTAGATCGCCGAAAACACATAGATTCTGTATATAAAATCTTAGTAAGTATTGGTCAAACATTTTAG
- a CDS encoding ABC transporter permease: MNARWQNLLPKLTIFSSVGDYVLLILAVFKATLKRPPNLSLILKQLYDIGVTSLPVVAITGFSTGLVLAAQSFYQLADKGLASVTGLMVSKAMLTELGPVLTSFMITGRVGAAMCAELGTMCVTEQVDALKTMAVNPNRYLIAPRWIAGISMMPLLTIFSIFMGIFGGYLLSIYYFHMPPMTYLDPIPIHVTYFDLVVGITKACVFGFLIMTISCFKGMRTSGGAAGVGENTTNSVVITYCAILLVNFLLTIVLNLIHLELFETSI; the protein is encoded by the coding sequence ATGAATGCTAGATGGCAAAACCTTTTGCCTAAATTAACGATATTTTCCTCTGTTGGCGACTATGTCCTTTTAATTCTTGCAGTGTTTAAAGCAACTCTCAAGAGACCACCGAATCTTTCGCTGATTTTAAAACAGCTATACGATATTGGAGTGACCTCTTTGCCGGTGGTTGCCATTACTGGATTTTCTACAGGGCTTGTGTTAGCGGCGCAGTCCTTTTACCAATTAGCGGATAAGGGATTAGCTTCTGTTACGGGCTTGATGGTATCCAAAGCTATGTTAACAGAGCTAGGGCCTGTTCTTACCTCTTTTATGATTACAGGAAGAGTGGGAGCTGCTATGTGTGCCGAATTGGGAACTATGTGTGTTACAGAACAAGTGGATGCTTTAAAGACCATGGCTGTTAATCCTAACCGTTATCTGATAGCTCCTCGTTGGATAGCAGGGATCTCTATGATGCCTCTTTTGACCATTTTTAGTATCTTTATGGGGATCTTTGGAGGCTATTTGCTTTCTATTTACTATTTTCATATGCCTCCTATGACCTATTTAGATCCTATTCCTATTCACGTGACCTATTTTGATCTAGTGGTTGGAATCACCAAGGCTTGTGTTTTTGGCTTTCTAATTATGACGATCTCTTGTTTTAAAGGGATGCGCACATCAGGTGGCGCAGCAGGAGTAGGAGAAAATACAACAAATAGCGTGGTTATTACCTATTGCGCTATTTTACTGGTTAATTTCCTTCTGACTATTGTTTTAAATTTAATTCACTTAGAACTTTTTGAGACCTCAATATGA